In the genome of Cryptomeria japonica chromosome 8, Sugi_1.0, whole genome shotgun sequence, one region contains:
- the LOC131857299 gene encoding uncharacterized protein LOC131857299, whose product MEKIQHRHVDVKGLKLHVAEIGSGPDVLLLHGFPEIWYSWRYQMLALADAGFHAIAPDFRGYGLSDQPSEIEKAGFVDLVEDLIGILDAFSIQKVFVVGKDFGAMVAYYLDLLHPHRLRGMVMMGVPYTRPGPQSFAMDKFPRGFYIRQWQEPGRGLADFGRFDLKTVVRNIYTLFSRSELPVAEEGKEIMDLYDPATPLPAWFTEDDLKMYSSLYEKSGFAFPLQVPYMAMKRNWGKLGEITDYTIQAPTLLIMGNKDIVLKLEGVESYINQGMLKDDVPNLEIKFFPEGSHFVQEQFPEEVNKITIDFLKKQLLS is encoded by the exons ATGGAGAAAATACAACACAGGCATGTTGATGTCAAAGGACTCAAATTACATGTTGCTGAAATCGGCTCAG GTCCAGATGTGCTGCTGTTGCATGGATTTCCTGAAATCTGGTATTCTTGGCGTTATCAGATGCTTGCGTTGGCAGATGCAGGGTTTCATGCAATAGCTCCTGATTTCAGAGGCTATGGACTCTCTGATCAGCCTTCTGAAATTGAGAAGGCCGGCTTTGTAGATCTTGTGGAAGACCTGATTGGTATTCTTGATGCCTTCAGTATTCAAAAA GTATTTGTTGTGGGTAAGGACTTTGGAGCAATGGTTGCATATTATCTGGACCTTCTACACCCTCATCGATTGAGAGGAATGGTAATGATGGGTGTACCTTATACGAGACCAGGTCCACAATCCTTTGCGATGGACAAGTTTCCTCGAGGCTTTTATATCAGACAATGGCAG GAGCCTGGAAGGGGTTTGGCAGATTTTGGGCGTTTTGATTTAAAAACTGTGGTAAGGAATATATACACACTTTTCTCAAGAAGTGAACTGCCAGTGGCAGAGGAGGGCAAAGAGATCATGGACCTTTACGACCCTGCAACTCCCTTGCCTGCTTGGTTTACTGAAGATGACCTCAAAATGTACTCAAGCCTGTATGAGAAATCAGGATTTGCTTTCCCTTTGCAAGTTCCTTACATGGCTATGAAAAG GAACTGGGGGAAATTGGGGGAAATAACAGATTATACTATTCAAGCTCCCACCCTTCTGATCATGGGTAATAAGGATATTGTTCTAAAACTTGAAGGTGTGGAGTCTTATATTAATCAGGgaatgctcaaggatgatgtgcccAATCTGGAGATCAAATTCTTTCCTGAAGGAAGCCATTTTGTTCAGGAGCAGTTCCCTGAGGAGGTGAATAAGATTACCATTGATTTTCTTAAGAAGCAACTGCTATCATAA